GGAGTAGACCGTGAGCACGGTGAACTGCTGCTGGTACAGCGACCAGAACCCGACGCTCACGATGAACAGCGGGATGAAGCCGAACACCCGCGAACGCTCGATCGCGGTGATCCTGCTGCTGGAGAGGATCACGAAGAAGTACGCGAGCGTCGCTGCGATCACGGCGATGATCACGATCAGGGCGAGGTTGTCCGCACGGATGACCCCGACCAGCACCAGCACGATCAGCACGACCACGGCGGCGATCGCCACCCCGATCACGAGGCCATACCGGCTCCGCGGCAGCGGGTTCGGCACCGCGCGCGCCTGAGCGGGCAGTTGCTTCCGTCCGAACGAGTACTGGATCAACCCGAGACCCATGCCGACCGCCGCCAGCCCGAACCCCCAGTGGAATCCCCAGGTGGTCTGCAGGAGCCCCGTCAACAGCGGTCCGAAGAACGCGCCGAGGTTGATGCCGAGGTAGAACAGCGAGAAGCCGGCGTCCCGGCGCGGGTCGTCGTCGGTGTAGAGGGTTCCGACGACCGAGGTCGCGTTGGCCTTCAGCCCACCGGATCCGATGGCCACGAGCACGAGGCCGATGCCGAGCCCCCAGAAGCCGGGGACGAGCGCGAGTCCGATGTGGCCCGCCATGATGACGATCGCGCTGGCGAACAGCACGCGCTCCGAGCCGAACAGCCGGTCGGCCAGCCATGCACCGAGGATCGTGGAGAGGTACACCGCGCCGCCGTAGGCGCCGACGATGCCGGTGGCGATCGCCTCCGGCATCCCCAATCCGCCCTCGGCGATCGAGTAGTACATGTAGATCAGCAGGATTCCCTGCATGCCGTAGAAGCTGAACCGCTCCCACATCTCCACGCCGAACACGTGGGCCAGCGCCCACGGCTGGCCGAAGAACCGCGCGTCGCGATCGCCGCCTGCGTCCACCTGAGTCGTGGCCGAAGCGGCCTCGTTGCCGTTGCTCATGGCCGTCAGGCTAGCGCGAGGTCAGTTCGGAAGGGAGGGATGCCGCTCCTCGGGAGCCCGCTTGGTCGGAATGAACAGGGCGACGACGAGGGCGATCACGGCAGCGATCCCGCCCAGCACGAACGAGAGCGTGAACGCCGTGCCCGTCGGCACCTGCGTGCTCTCGAACTCCACCGAGTACGTGGCCAGCACCGCGCCGATCACCGCGGCGGCCACGCTCGTGCCGAGCGAGCGGAACAGCGCGTTCAGGCCGTTCGAGGCACCCGTCTCGCTCTGCGGCACCGAGCGCATGATGAGCATCGGCATCGACGCGTAGCCGAAGCCGATGCCGACGCCGATGATGATGTTCGCCACGAGGATGTGCCATACCTCGGAGGAGAACAGCAGCGTGAAGCCGTAGGCGACCACGAGTGAGAGCGCACCGAGCACGAGCAGCAGCTTCGGACCGGTGCGTCGCGCCATCCGTCCGGCCACCGGGGAGAGGACCATCATCACCAGGCCGGAGGGCATCACGATCAGGCTCGCGGCCAGGAGCGAAAGGCCGAAGCCGACGCCAGTCGCCACCGGCAGTTCGAGGATCTGCGGGTAGCTGACGTTCGAGGAGAACAGTGCGAATCCCATCGCCACCGATGCGATGTTCGTCAGCAGCACGGCCGGTCGAGCGGCGACGCGGAGGTCCAGGAGCGGCTCCGCGATCCGCAGCTCGAACCAGCCCCACGCCACCAGGACGACGAGCCCGCCCAGACCGGTCCCGAGCGTGGCGGGCGAGCCCCAGCCCCATTCGTTCCCGCGTGAGATGGCGAGGAGGACGCCGATCAGCCCGACCGCCAGGCCGGCGGCGCCGACGAAGTCGAAGCGCCCGGCGGTGCGCAGCACGCTGACCGGCACGATCCACAGCACCAGCACGAACCCGATGGCGCCCAACGCAGCCGCGACCCAGAAGAGAAGGTGCCAGTCGCTCTGCTCGGTGATGACGGCGCTGATCGGGAGTCCGAGCGCACCGCCCACGCCCAGTGTGGCGCTGATCAGGGCGATCGCGGAATCGACGCGGTTCTCGTGGAGCACGTCGCGCAGGATCGAGATGCCCAGCGGCACCACGCCGACGATCGCGCCCTGCAGCGTCCGGCCGACGATGATGCCCACGATGCCGGGCGAGAACGCGGCGATGACGGATCCGGCGATCATGACGCCCAGGAGCACCAGCACGATGCGCCGCTTGCCGTACATGTCGCCCAGGCGGCCCGAGATCGGCGTGATCACGGCTGCCGCCAGCAGGGTCGAGGTGACCACCCAGGCGGTGTCGTCGCGGCTCGCGTTCAGCAGTTCCGGCAGCTTCGACTGGATCGGCACCATCAGGGTGAACATGAACGAAGACACCAGGCCCGTGAAGGCCAGAACCGCGACGATCACGCCCTGACGGGGCATCCGGGAGAGTCGTCTTCGTGCGTCCTCGTCCCGTGATCCCATTGATTCAGGCTATCGGCGCAGCGGAGGGTCTCGGGTGGCCCTGCGCGTACCCCCCTGCATCGTGCGGTGCGACACTGGTCGGGTGAGCGAGTCGACGCCCGAACCCCGCATCCGCATCGAGCAGCTCGAGACGATCGAGCAGATCCACGAGGCGGCCGCCGTGCTGCGCTCGGTGTGGGCCGGTGACCGCGACGCGATGCCGCCGAACCTCATCCGCGCGCTGGCCTACTCCGGCAACTACGTGGTGGGCCTGTACGACGGCGATCGCATGGTCGGAGCATCCATCGCCTTCTTCGCAGCACCCGCCGTGCGCTCGATGCACTCGCACATCACCGGCGTCCTGCCGGGCCTGCAGAGCCGCGGGCTCGGGCGGGTGCTCAAGCAGCACCAGCGGGAGTGGGCGTTCGCGCGCGACGTCGGCCACATCACCTGGACCTTCGACCCGCTGGTCGCCCGAAACGCGCATTTCAACCTGCGCGTGCTCGGCGCGCGGGCGACCGAGTACCTCGTCGACCACTACGGTCCGATGGACGACGGCGTCAACCGCGGCGACGAGACCGACCGGGTCATGGTGTCGTGGGCGCTCGCCGCGCCTCCAGTGCCGACGCCGCCTGCCGACGCGGTGGTGGCCGCGGTTGCCGTGCCGACCGACATCGCCGCGCTCCGTCGGGAGGATCCGGCGGAGGCTGCGGCCTGGCGGGTCCGCGTGCGCGAGGGCGTTCTCGGACACCTGGCCGACGGCCTCGCGATCGGTGGGTTCGACGACGAGCGCGGCTACCTGTTCGTGCGGCCCTGACCCCTCGCACCCCGGGCACCGTCGGAGGATTGCACCATCGTCGGAGGATTCCTGCCGAATCCTCCGACGAAGCGCCGATCCTCCGACGATCGGATGCCGCGTCCCTAAGCTGGCCGGATGCCCGACTCCCGCGCCGTCTTCGACTTCGACATCCGCTTCGCCAACGGCGGAGGACTGACCGGCGAGGGGTTCCGCCTCGACCTGCCCGGCGCCGACATCTCGACCGCCGACCTCGAGCTGCTGCTCGTGCGCCACCTCGGTCTGACCCTCGTCGGCACGGTCGAGATCACCGGCCTGGAGATCGTCGAGGAGGCCCACCGCGGCAGCCGCGGTGTCGGGAACGGTGCCGGTGACGCCGGGACCCGAAACGCTGATCGTGCAGTGATCGACCGTGCAGTGATCGATCGTGCAGAGATCGATCGTGCAGAGATCGATCGTGCAGTGATCGATCTCAGCCACCCGATCCGCGCGGGCCTCGTGACCTACCCGGGACTGCCCGCCCCGACGATCGCCTCGCACCTGACGCGCGAGGACTCGCGTGCGAAGTACGCACCGGGGACCGAGTTCGCCATGGACATCATCACGATGATCGGCAACACCGGGACCTACCTCGACTCGCCGTTCCACCGCTACGCCGAAGGCCCTGATCTCGCCGGGCTCGAGCTCGCCTCCCTCGTCGATCTCCCGGCCGAGGTGTTCCATCTCGACGACGCCTGGAGCGCGTCGGATCGCGGCATCCGCCCCGCATCCCTGGCCGATCGCGACGTCCGCGGCACGGCCGTCCTGCTGCACACCGGCTGGGACCGGCACTTCGGCACGCCCGCGTACGGCACTGGAGCGCCGTTCCTGACCGGCGAGGGCGCGCAGTGGCTGATCGACGCGGGCGTCGTGCTGGTCGGGATCGACTCGCTGAACATCGACGACACCGAATCGGGCGGCCAGCGCCCGGCGCACTCGCTGCTGCTGGCGGCCGGCGTGCACGTGGTCGAGCATCTGACGCGCCTCGAGCAGCTGCCCCCGCGCGGCGCGCGCTTCACCGCAGCACCTCCAGCGGTCGAGGGCTTCGGCACGTTCCCGGTGCGGGCGTACGCGCTGCTGTCCTAGCGTGAGGGGATGATCCCCGCCGACTTCACGCCGCACCGCCGCGACGACGGCGAACTCGTCGGATGGATCCGGCCCGCCGGTGAGTTCTGGGTCGCCGTCGACCTGCTCGGCCGTGAGGCATCGTCTCCCGTGGAGTGGCTCGATGCGGAGGCGGTGCTCGAGGAGCGCGGGCTCGGCTGGCTGGCGGAGATCTGGATGCTGGAGGGCGTCACACCCGAGCCGTGGCGCGTCCGGCTCGTCGAGGTCACCCCTGGTGGTGTCGGCGAGCCGGGACGCGTGATCGTGCAGACCGACGACTTCGGCGCGATCGATGTGCCGGTGCAGCGGATGGTGCTGGCGTGGCCCGCGCCGTCGACCCTGCGTCCGAGGCGGCCGGACGAGTCCGGCGCGTCCCCGTTCGGCTGATTCCGGATCAGCGTGTATCTGCGGCGCATGTGCCCCCTCCTTCCTCGCGAAGGAGATCACCATGCGCATCTACGTCGACCGGCTCACCGCCGTCCTGCACCCCAGCCCGCGCTCCGCGCCGATGGCGCCGCGACGCGAGCGTCCTCGTCGGGCACGCGCGACCTTCGTGCCGCTGCGGCGTGAACTCGTGCCGGCGCGCTGAGGCGCGCGTACTCCCGCCGCGCGCTCTCATCCGCTCGGCCCGGCACGGTCCCACGCGTACCCTGAATGGATGACGGTCGTCCCGACCCGGGGAACCTGGAGGCGTCGCGTCGCGGCGCTCGTGGGAAGCGCGCTGATCCTCGCGCTCGCCGCGTGCGCGCCCGGCGCCGCACCGTCGCCGAGCGCCCCGACCGCCGGCGCGCTGCCCGAGGGCATCGAGGTGGAGCTCTACCAGCTGCGTTCCGATGTCGCCGAGCGCGGCGCTCAGGTGCGGGTGGTGAATGCGTCGGACGATGACCTCGTCATCACCCGGGTCACGTTCGACGACGACTGGTTCACAGGCCCGAGTGTGCGAGAGCGCGAGAGCGGGATCGCCGCGGGCCGCACCGTCGACCTGCGGATCGAGCTGCCCGAATCGGCGTGCGACGACGAGCCGGATGCCGCGGAGCGCACGAGCCGCGTCACCCTCGAGTTCGCCGTCGGAAACGACGATGCCGCCCGCACCGCCACCGTGGAGGTGGCCGACCCGCTCGGCTTCACCGAGCTCGTGCACGAGAAGGAGTGCCTGCGGCACGACCTCGCCCAGCTCGCGACCCTCGAGTGGACCTCGTTCACTCCGAGTGCGGCGCCGTCGCCTGCCCAGCTCGTCCTGTCGATCACGCCGGGGAGCGCCACCGCCGCGGCCACGGGCGAACTGGTGCAGATCGAGACGACGAACCTGCTGCAGTTCGCCGACCTGCCGACGCCATTCCCGCTCGCAATCGCCCTGCCGCTCGCACTCGCCCCCGGAACCGCCGTGCGCGAGGTCGAAGTCCCCCTGGTGCCGCTCCGCTGCGATCCGCACGCGGTCATGGAGGACAAGCGCGGCACGGTCTTCAACCTCGGCGTCCAGGTCGACGGCGCCGTCGGGGTGGTCGAGGTCGCGGCATCCGAGCGACTCCGCGGGGACATCCTCCGCTGGGTCTCGGACTGGTGCGGCTTCGGCCCGGGGCAGGGCTGAACGGGCTCGGTCAGACCAGCAGTCGGTAGAAGCGGAACGCCGCGAACCCGTCGATCGGGAGCACCTCGGTCCCGGAGAATCCGGCCGCGCGCGCATACGCGTCGAGCGTCGCCGGCCGCATCACCGTGCCGGTGGCCACGGACTCCGGCGTCGACATGCTGTCGGGCAGGCAGATGAACAGGCTGTAGGCGTACATGATCCGGTCGATCTCGTCGCCGTCGGGCGCGAACCGGTCGGCGACCGCCTCGTCCATCACGACCACGACCCCGTCGTCCTTGACGGCGTCGCGGATCGCGCGCAGCACGCCGACCGGATCCGGCATGTCGTGGAGGGCTTCGAAGATGAACGCCGCGTCCAGGCGGCCGTTCTGACGCGTGCCGGCCAGATCCGCCAGGTCCTCGCCGGCCGCCAGCCGGAACGACACCGCCGGCATCCCGGCGGCATGCAGGCGAGCGGCCTGAAGCGACGGGGCGTCGACGTCGACTCCGAGCACCTCGGCCCCGGGGTAGGCGCGCGCCAGCGCGATCGTCGACCATCCGTGCCCGCAGCCCACGTCGGCGAGCCGCGCTCCCGCGCGGGAGAGCACCTCGTGAACGGCCGGAACCCCCGCCAAGGCCGCGCCCAGCGCGCGCTCGAACCACGGCCGGTTCATGTCGCCCTGCGCATCGCGCGCATCCGCCCCGAACTGCTCCCAGGAGACGCCGCCCCCGCCGCGGTACGCCTCCAGGAGCTCGGGAAGACGGGATGCCGCGGCCACCAGCATCCGCGCCGCCGGCGAGGTGTACGCGAGCGATCGCTCGTCGGCGAGCACCTCGGCATGCGCCCCGGGAAGACGGAAGCGCACGACGTCGCCGTCGTCCTGCGCGGTGAGGATGCCGCTCACGGCCTGCTGCTCCAGCCACTCGCGGGCGTAGCGCGGGTGCATGCCGGTGCGTCGGGCGAACTCGTCGATCGACAGCGCGTCGCCGCTGGCCAGCACGCGGTACAGCCCGAGCCGGTCGCCGACGTACACGGCGAGGGCCTCCATGCCGTCGAGCACCTGCTGGAAGATCCGCGCTGCGAAGGCGTCGACCTCCGCGGCGTCGCCGACCCCGGCGGCCGCGGCCGCCTCGTCCGGTGCAGCGCTCATGCGCCGAATGGTAGTCCTGCGCCGGGAGCCCCGCGACGGGGACAGGAGAACACGCCGGAACAGGACGATGCGTGCCGGATCGTCCTGTCCCGGTGGGATCACCTGATCTCGCGCGGCCGCGGCGACCGGCCGCACGGCATCGCCGACCTCCCCCGCGAGGCGCTTCGCGCGGTCTGACGCCGTGTCTTCGCCGAGACTCATCCGCGCCCGATGGCGCCGCGCCGTACGCTGGTCCCATGGCACCCGGCTCATGGCGAACCGCCGCCCGCAGTGATTCTCCGCTACCGACGGGGAGCGCGCTCCGGCCGCGCCGGCTGCTCGCCCTCGCCGCGCTGCTCACCGGTGCCGCGGTCGCGCTGACGGGCTGCTTCGGCGGAGGCGGCGGCAACGGGGCCGACGGCGGAACGGGTGACTTCATCGACGACGGCTGCACGCACATCGTCGTGGCGACATCGTCCGAGAAGGTCAACATGCTCGACGCGCTCGCCGACGCCTTCAAGGAGTCACCGGAGCACGACGGACTCGACACCTGCGCGACCGTTCGCCCGATCAACGTCTCTTCCGGAGACGCAACCCGCTTCCTGACGGCGAGTCAGGACAGCTGGCCGAACGAGAACACCGAGCTGTGGCCCACGCTGTGGTCGCCGGCATCCACCGTGTGGACCGAGCGCGTGGCGGCCGCAGGCTCCCCGGCACTCGTCGGCGAGCCCGAGTCGTTCACGCGGACGCCGGTCGT
This portion of the Microbacterium pygmaeum genome encodes:
- a CDS encoding peptide MFS transporter; the encoded protein is MSNGNEAASATTQVDAGGDRDARFFGQPWALAHVFGVEMWERFSFYGMQGILLIYMYYSIAEGGLGMPEAIATGIVGAYGGAVYLSTILGAWLADRLFGSERVLFASAIVIMAGHIGLALVPGFWGLGIGLVLVAIGSGGLKANATSVVGTLYTDDDPRRDAGFSLFYLGINLGAFFGPLLTGLLQTTWGFHWGFGLAAVGMGLGLIQYSFGRKQLPAQARAVPNPLPRSRYGLVIGVAIAAVVVLIVLVLVGVIRADNLALIVIIAVIAATLAYFFVILSSSRITAIERSRVFGFIPLFIVSVGFWSLYQQQFTVLTVYSDKRLDRSIFGWEMPVSWVQSINPIFIIVLSGVFAAIWTKLGTRQPTTPIKFGLGAIVMGAAFLLFLPFANGAPNSTPLLAIVGILFVFTVAELLISPVGLSVTTKLAPKVFQTQMVALFFLSVALGTALAGFLAQFYDPENEVPYFTILGFVAIGLGAALLLSIKPVLALMKGVR
- a CDS encoding MFS transporter, with the translated sequence MPRQGVIVAVLAFTGLVSSFMFTLMVPIQSKLPELLNASRDDTAWVVTSTLLAAAVITPISGRLGDMYGKRRIVLVLLGVMIAGSVIAAFSPGIVGIIVGRTLQGAIVGVVPLGISILRDVLHENRVDSAIALISATLGVGGALGLPISAVITEQSDWHLLFWVAAALGAIGFVLVLWIVPVSVLRTAGRFDFVGAAGLAVGLIGVLLAISRGNEWGWGSPATLGTGLGGLVVLVAWGWFELRIAEPLLDLRVAARPAVLLTNIASVAMGFALFSSNVSYPQILELPVATGVGFGLSLLAASLIVMPSGLVMMVLSPVAGRMARRTGPKLLLVLGALSLVVAYGFTLLFSSEVWHILVANIIIGVGIGFGYASMPMLIMRSVPQSETGASNGLNALFRSLGTSVAAAVIGAVLATYSVEFESTQVPTGTAFTLSFVLGGIAAVIALVVALFIPTKRAPEERHPSLPN
- a CDS encoding GNAT family N-acetyltransferase; protein product: MSESTPEPRIRIEQLETIEQIHEAAAVLRSVWAGDRDAMPPNLIRALAYSGNYVVGLYDGDRMVGASIAFFAAPAVRSMHSHITGVLPGLQSRGLGRVLKQHQREWAFARDVGHITWTFDPLVARNAHFNLRVLGARATEYLVDHYGPMDDGVNRGDETDRVMVSWALAAPPVPTPPADAVVAAVAVPTDIAALRREDPAEAAAWRVRVREGVLGHLADGLAIGGFDDERGYLFVRP
- a CDS encoding cyclase family protein — encoded protein: MPDSRAVFDFDIRFANGGGLTGEGFRLDLPGADISTADLELLLVRHLGLTLVGTVEITGLEIVEEAHRGSRGVGNGAGDAGTRNADRAVIDRAVIDRAEIDRAEIDRAVIDLSHPIRAGLVTYPGLPAPTIASHLTREDSRAKYAPGTEFAMDIITMIGNTGTYLDSPFHRYAEGPDLAGLELASLVDLPAEVFHLDDAWSASDRGIRPASLADRDVRGTAVLLHTGWDRHFGTPAYGTGAPFLTGEGAQWLIDAGVVLVGIDSLNIDDTESGGQRPAHSLLLAAGVHVVEHLTRLEQLPPRGARFTAAPPAVEGFGTFPVRAYALLS
- a CDS encoding class I SAM-dependent methyltransferase, translating into MSAAPDEAAAAAGVGDAAEVDAFAARIFQQVLDGMEALAVYVGDRLGLYRVLASGDALSIDEFARRTGMHPRYAREWLEQQAVSGILTAQDDGDVVRFRLPGAHAEVLADERSLAYTSPAARMLVAAASRLPELLEAYRGGGGVSWEQFGADARDAQGDMNRPWFERALGAALAGVPAVHEVLSRAGARLADVGCGHGWSTIALARAYPGAEVLGVDVDAPSLQAARLHAAGMPAVSFRLAAGEDLADLAGTRQNGRLDAAFIFEALHDMPDPVGVLRAIRDAVKDDGVVVVMDEAVADRFAPDGDEIDRIMYAYSLFICLPDSMSTPESVATGTVMRPATLDAYARAAGFSGTEVLPIDGFAAFRFYRLLV